The following nucleotide sequence is from Leopardus geoffroyi isolate Oge1 chromosome D4, O.geoffroyi_Oge1_pat1.0, whole genome shotgun sequence.
tataacattccatttattttttttttttttttcaacgtttatttatttttgggacagagagagacagagcatgaacgggggaggggcagagagagagggagacacagaatcggaaacaggctccaggctctgagccatcagtccagagcccgacacggggctcgaactcacggaccgcgagatcgtgacctggctgaagtcggacgcttaaccgactgcgccacccaggcgcccctaacattccatttatatgaaatgtccaaaataggcgAATATAGTCAGAAGGCAGATTAGTGGTTCCCTCAGGTTAGGGATGGATGTAGGGAGGTTTGGAGGGTAATAGGAaagagtatggagtttctttttggggtgatgaaaacattctaaaattaactgtgatgatggttgcacaattctgtgaatatataattattgaattgtgcactatttttttttttttttttttttttttttgagagagagagggtgcgtggtggaaaggcagagggagagggagaaaatgaatctTAGGCAAACTCCATGCCCGGCGctgagcccaacactgggctcgatctcacaactgtgagatcatgacctgagccaaaattgagtcagatgcttaactgaccgagccatccaggcacccaaaattgtgcactttaaatggcTGGATTTTATGgtaaattgtacctcaataaagctctctaaaacaaaacaaaacaaaacaaaacaaaacaaaacaaaacaaaacaaaacagttgggcacctgggtggttcagttagttgagcatccaactctcaattttggctcaggtcatgatcccagggtgatgggatagagccctgcaaaGAGCTCAGAGCTgaacatggatcctgcttaatattctttctccctctccctctgcccctccccagttcacacacactctctctcagaacaaaacaaaacaacacaacacaacaaacaaTAAGTTAGTGTGTAATGGGGTCTTTGATGTCAAGTAAGAAgcagaaatgagattttttttttttttgagagagagagagagagagagcacaagcaggggagaaaggcagagggggaagagaatgttaagcaggggTGCTCATGGGGCTCaataccacaaccctgggatcatgacctgagcagaaatcaggagtcagatgctcaactaagccactcaggtgccccaagaatttttaacAGATCTTTCTCTAAAAGGATCTTGTAGTTAGATCAGAAGAGGAAATAGCCAATGGTACTAAGAACAGATTTTCCTTAGGCTCCAGGGAAGGAGGCTCTCTGCAAAAAAGGAACGGGATTGGGGGGAACCTGACTAAGACAAGATGAGGGACTAGGCTCTGAAATCCTTCCCATGGGTGCTAGGGATGGGAAAGGGTCTTTTCTTCTCACAGAGGCATTGTCTGCTTATTAAATGATGCTTGGGAATAGTGTCTCCCAGattaaggaaagggaagggatcTTTTTCTAATTCATCTTACAGTTTTAGCTGGGGCCTAACTTCTCTTACATTATTAAATCTATTCCTGCCAGGGTTACCAATGTCCTATCCTCTAACTGCCTGAAACAGTATGAACTTATCTTTGTTTGATCTCTGTAGCATTAGAGACTATTAGCCACAATAACTCCAACTCTTCCTTTAGCTGCCACAGTGGTGAATGCCTTTACTTCACCATCACTTGTCCTGGGCATTATCAAACATCAAATCCCAGTCCTGACCCTTCTCCTCAgggtcttcccctccccctcctttgaTGGACATTTCCATGAGAATTTGCCACCAGTACTTCAATCTTACATAGTAGTGAGGTGGATGAAGAACATAAGAGACATGCATTAAATTTATATAGTTTTGGCTCCAAGTCAGGAATAATCAATGGGACAAGATGGAATGCTATGTAAGATGGGCAATTAGGTCTGATAAATGGCAGCAAAGGTTGGAAAACTAGggtggcctcctggcctccacaGAAGCAAAGGGCAAAGGGTGTTCTAGCGCAAAAGAACACAACAGAGGAGGGAATGCAACACTGTTTGGGGCTTTAGACAGTGGGTTTGTGTACTCCATGCTGCCTGTGCTTGTCTTTTCAGCCATCTCTGCTATTAGCagaagaatttaataaaacatgttacatggaaaaaaaaaaaaaaaggccggtGGGATAACAGGAGTGATTTGGGAAGAAATAGAAGTGAATTCAGACAACTCCAACCACTTCCCAAAAGTTTTCAGGTGTAGCCAGGTCTGCACAAGATGGCTGATGCCATCTGTGCCTCATAGGAGGGGAGAGTGACCCTCTTCCTAGTCCCTGTAGGACAGTGGGGACTCCCCTACCTCTCAGACACacatatttacattattattttattctactttggaGACCACCCTCCAGTCCCTTAGATGCATTCAAAGCAGGAGTTAGGGACCATGCCCCACTAtgattttgaattataaaataacGAAGTCCCAGATGTCAGTAGCTCCTGGCTGCATGGTGGTAAGAAGTGTGGCTAAGCCTCTCTTGCAGATGATCCAGCACCTGTATAGGCCAGGCGAGATTGTTCTTCAGCTCTCCCTGTGGCCACAAAGCCAGCACTTGCAGCCTAGGCTACCTCTGTTGGGCCAGAACTAGCTGCCTGAACCAGGAGCTCACAGCACCATCCACTCGCATCACCAAAGCTATGCCCAGGAAAAGTCCCACGCTGCTCACAATGAAGCCCACAGCCTCAAAAATGAACCTGCAAAGAAATGTGGAGAATTCTCAGGGGACACTGAAAGTAGATCTGGAGGCCTTTTCCCTGATGAGACAAAACCTGCTGCCCTGATGTTCATTCTTTCATCCAAGCTTACCCACCCCAATGCCAATACTTCTCAAGCAAATCCACTCACTTGGGAGCAAACACCTTCCAGACCATGAGATGCCTGCGGAGGATGGAGGCTGCCAAGGCACAGGCCAGAATCTAAGAAAGGATACGAAAGGTCAAGTTAtttgggaaggggagaagaagtAGGCCAAAGGGAGAAGTGCTATAGGCCCCTGTGAAGAATGGGAGGAGTAGGAAACTAGTGCatgtcagtgaaaaaaaaaaccctagatgAGGAGTTGGGAGACCTAATTCTTTTCCTGGCCTCACCAtgactcactgtgtgaccttgagcaagcacTATCCATCTGTGCTTATACTCAGGCTCTGCCTTCCAGGGTGGAGGAAAATATCAGAGTCACACCTTCTGCTTCTAAAGGGAAAGAAGATCCATGACCATAGCCTGGGAAAGAATCCTGGCCATCACCTCAGTTTTTCCAGTCTGTCCACTAATGGAGGAATCCCCAAATGCAACCAGCAGGGTCCAGATCTAGCTTGTAGAGAGGAAACAATCCATGACTAGGATTAAGGAGACTCAGGTCTAAGTCTCAATATAACCACTTGAGGCCACTGGCCTTGGGCAACCATTTTTCTTAACTGTACTTCAGTCAAGGCTGTCTCCTAGGGTTTTGGtaaagtatgaaaaaaagaatgtgatgtaCACACATGAGAAAAGGTCACTAACCCTGTGATCTCTCCCTGTACCTACCTGAATACCAAGGACAAAGAGGTACTTGAGGCCCAGCTGCAGCAGTGCTGCATTGAAGTGATGAGGCGCATCCCGGAGCCGCATCTCCATCagtggctcctcctcctcctcaggccTGACTCTGGATTCAGCTTCACTCCCTAGGGGCTGCCACCTCTTCCGAGGTCCTTGACTCTCACATAGGAAGGGCCAGAGCAGAAGCAATGGGCAACCTACTGCCTCAGAGGAAGGCAGGACTAGAATCAATGGAGGACCCAGGGACCAGGCCACCCTGGCCCCCAACCACCCTAGTTGACTGAGGCTCCAATTACCATTGGCCAAGGGGTGCCAAAGATCCAACAAAATCACATCTCCCCACTCAAATCcaggactttcttttctttccacaaatTCAGAGTAAACAAGGGAAGCAAGAGAGGAATGAGGAGTTACCTGCAAAGAGGAGATGGGAGGCAAAGGTGTTGGCTCCCACCAGCAGAGCAGGCAGCCAGGTGGAGGAACCATGACCCTCTGGGAATCCCACGAAGGCTGCGTGCCAATGAATGGCTGGAAAGACAGGCTGGTGGCCCGTGGAGTAGAACGTCTGTGTGGCCATGAGGGCCCAGGCAGAAACTGCCTGCCATGGCACAGTAAAAGGACCTGGGGGAAGAGATATACCTTTTCACAGTCACATCCCATTCTCTAATCCATAGCCTACTGCCTCATGATCATATACTCCTACTACTTCagtgctatacacacacacacacacacacacacacacacacacacacacacacacttgcacatgcCAATCACCCAACCTCTTTACATTCAACACTCTGTTATTCTAATTCCCTCTGTGGCACTAAGTCCCCGTTACTCTAAATCTGAACATCTCAACTATgatctatctctttctctctctcatatatgcACAGCTCACTGTTGACATCACATACTCATAATTCACCACTCCCATCACTGGGAAATCAGGAAATGCACTCATGAAGATGCAGCATTTCCATAAGAAATgagtcttggaaaaaaaaaaaaaaaatgagtcttggagtactcctgtctctctcctccatgAACCTTGCTGGCCCTGAGAGCCAGTGGGAGGGATCAATTAGCTTGGCTACAGCAGATAAGAGGACATCTGGAGAACCCTCCCAACCGTGTGAAGAATCCGAGGAGCAACACCTCCCTGAAAACAAGAGGGGCCGAAGTCACATCACTACTGTCCTTGGATGAACCAGGGCTGAGAAATGTATTTACCAGGGGTGGTGATGGATATCCCAGCAGCAAGCAGATGCAGGAGAAGGAAGCTctgcagaaacagaagcaggaacACAAGGCTAATGCGTTCTGCATGCAAAAGCAGAAGTGGGAAGGCCAAAAGGGTGAGAGCTGTGACCATAGCAGCTGAGTAGACACTCCCCAACTGATAAGCTGCCACAGTCAAGGGGCCCTGGGATTTGGTCCTCTCTAGACGGCCCCGGAACTCCTCCTGCATATGTCGGTAGATTTGAGGAACCACATAATCCAGGTCAGCGCGAGAAGTTGGGGGGCCTGAGAAGGGAGTGAGGACAGTCCTGGTCCTTGGAGCACCTGTTGTAGCCTTCACTAGCACTGTCACAGGCCTCCAGAGCAGCAGCACGAGCCCTGAAGCGGCCAATCCTGCCACAGCCCTGGGCAGCACAACTGATGCTCCAGCAACCAGGGCCCGGAGACGTGGGGGTGCTTCATCTGCTCCTGATGCCAATGCCCAGTAAGCGGCAGTGCCTAGTACCATTAAGGGCAGCCCCCAGCGCACAAAGAGCACAGAGGGCTCGGGGCTCTTGAGGTTACTATAGCGGCGAAGCCACAGGCGCACAGCAACTAACAGGGCTACCAAAGCCCCCACACAAGCTCCATACCACAAATTCTTGGCTCGACCACCCACCATGGATGCCAAGGGACTCAGCCAGGGAGAGGAATGGCAAGCAGGTGTCTCTTCAGGGCACCGATGAAAAAGTCCAGCTAGCCTTATACATAAAAGCAACCCAACTCCAAGTCCCAGGGCATGTGTACCATTGTGCCGTGGCGGGCCTGTTGAGGCCGAAAGGTAAAAGCGGGGTATTGTGAGAAGCTTAGGTGGCAGCAGCTTGCCCTCCCAGTGAAGTTGGGCAACCAGGAGCAAGATGAATGAGCCCAAAAGGAAGGGGGTGGCCCTGGCCTCAGCTACAACAAAACTGTCAGAGAAGAAAGCAGCAAAACGAATGAGCAGGAATAACAGAACAGGCCCAGGGATGGGCAGTAGGACTGCTGGGGGCCTCTTGGACCCCCAGCCAGCCCACGCTTTCCACAAAAAAGGCAGGAGTGAGCCCACTGCAGCCATGGCCCCTAGGACCACTGGATCCGGCTTCAGTCCGGTAGCTGTCAGGAGTCCAGCACACACTATGGCACCAGCCAGACCATAGGCCATGGGTGttaggaggagggggcagaagtAGAAGCCTGGGGATGTTACCCACTGGGATACCAGCAAgcaaagaaaacaggcagcagccATGAGAGCAGCACCCCCTGTCATGCGAACCAAAGAGAAACGAGCCCAAGACTCAATGCACATGGCCCGAACTCCCCGCAGGAACTGCTGCAGCTCAGTAATCACAGTCTGTAGTGCTGCCTCAGCCCCCTGGGGGCTTTGCAGAAGCCGCTGGTAGTCAGCAGAGGCCTTGGAGAAGAGGTTCTGCAGTCGATGAAGCTCCTTAATTTGAAGGTCCTGAGCAGCAGCTGAGTAGGTGTGAAGAAATCGGGATACCTGGCAAAAATGGTCAGAGGCTAAGGGAACACATCAAAGACATAAACCGAGACAGAGGCAAGGGTTAGTGTTACCAAAGCAGGTATATGGAAAACAGGGACCCAAACTCTGTCCAAGACAGGGGGGAAGTGAGGGATAATGGAAGGAGGACATGGCTATGGACAGTGggattaaaaatgaacaaaggacaaTGAAGTGATCATTATGCTTCTCCCATGCCCACCCTAGCTCTATCACCTGGAAACCCAACCCATCACCTACCTGCTGGGCATTGAGATGAAGAGCTGAGGCTTGGGCCAGAGCAGAGGAGTGAGGCTGGGGGTCTTCAACCACTGAGAACAGCTCAACCATTACCTCCCCGATGTTCCCAAATGGAATGGGCAGGCCCAGCAGCAGGGCCAGCGTAGGTACAAGGTTGATTTGAGGAACTATCTCCGGCTcctaaaggaaaaggagaggggccAATGGGTTCACCACAAAGCTGAGATCGGGATTTGGAATGGAAGACAGGGACCTAGGTAGGAAATGAACGGGGAATGCCCAGGGTAAAGAATTTGGGGATCTAAAGTGGAGGGATCCACAAGAATGCTGTGATCTTGATGAGGTTGTATACCAGGAGACCCGACAAAGCACACCCCAGACCTCACCTGTGGTAGGGCACTGGGAAAGAGGGCTGTGGGACTGTACAGAAAAAGTGCAGCTGAGATCTCCAGCTCACTATCCCCTCCGTGGTCCCCAGTCATGGTCATTCCATGGTCCCCAATCACCACCAGCAGTGTGTCATTCTCCAGACGCTCCACAAGTCCCCTGAAGGCCAAGAAATATGTCAGGGGGTAGGAATGGATGAAGATTTTCCTTGGAGACCCATTTACCCCCAGCCATAACTTCCAACAGGAGGGCTTAGACATTTGGCAAAGAGATACCTCTTCATTCACAACCCTACTGCCCAAAGCCACATGCTGAGTCACTCAAGATGAATGAGGCTCCTAGCTTCAAAAGAAAGGCCTAGAAAAGACAGAATTCAGCAAGGAAAGAGGCTCCAAGATAAAGACTTTTTCTCTTGGGCCAATATATCCTGAGATTCTCAGATACAAACCCACTCCCCCAGCCAATAACCCACACTCACTGGATCACCTGGTCCATTTGGCTAAGTTTCTTGGCCATTTCAGGGTGGTGAGGGCCATGCTTGTGGCCACAGTGATCCACACCCAGGAAGTGAGCAATCAGCATATCCCATTCACTACTGTCCACTGTGAAAGGAAGAACACTGAGCACAGGGGACTAAGGCCACTCCTCAATCCCAGCCAGCTTTTGACAATCTATCAAGGGACATAAGCCCAGGCCACTGCACCCATGGGAGGGTCAGAATTTATGACCTGAAGCAACCCTCCCCAGCTCCTAATCTTAGTCAGACCTGCCTCTGGCCCAATGCTCACTGGTTGGGTAGAGGTGTTCCAGGATGCCATTGTCCACTGTGTGCAGGTCTCTCACATTGAAAGATGGGAAGAAGAAAGCTTGAGAGAAAACTCCAGGAAAAAGATCTTTCCAGGTATCATCTCCCATGAAGACCACACGCCTTCCTGCAGGGACATGAGAGTGGGTCACAGCCTGAGCAGGAGTCAAGGCAGGGGTAAAAAGAAGAGGGGGACCTTTAAAGACTCGTCAGAAATCTCAACCATGCACTCGAAGGGACAGCAATTTCATCCAACAACTCTTTATCTTTCAAGGCCTAAGATTTTCTGCCAAGAAGCTTTCCCTGTTAACCATACTTTCCCCAATAACAAGACTTTTCACTTCTTGTTTCTACAAAAGGCTCTGCTAATTCCCAATTCTTGGCTATCTTTGCTGATCTGTCTTTCCTGGGTATATGTTACATTTTCCAAGTCAGTGAGTGGACAGGGCATGGACTGACTCTCTGCTTTCTCACTTGTGAGAATAACCAGATTCACATCTTCTCCTCATCTCTCCACTGCCCCTTACTGAGAGCTCCCCCTAAATAAAAGCAACATTCCATGCAGACTAGAAACTCCAGAAGGACAAAGCCCAGACCCCTACTTGCTGCATGCAGGGCtctggtctctttctcttcccttgtcCTCCCACAGCATAGTCTAGCAAGCAGTTGGACACCCAAAGTTCTGGCTCTCTGACTTCTAAAGACAAAATCTGCTAAGGTACTCTTGGACTCCAAAGAGGCCCAAACTAACCTGCACTGGCAAGCTGCTTAATGAGATTGTCTTCCACTATGGCATAGCTGGCAAAGTTACTGCCAGCATCAATAAAGGTAGGCAGTGAGCCAGTGGTGAGGGCCTTGAGGCGCtgcatggtggtggtggggggatcAGCCTTAGACTGGTAGAGCCTGGCATGGTGGGGCTGAATCTCCAGGATCCTCTGCAAATAGTCCAGTTTacccaggaagggcagagagacaggaggttCCCCAGGCCCATGTGAGCGCTGGGGCTGGGCAAAGTCAAATCGCAGAGCATCTATTAGCACCAACACAACCCGAGAGAATCGAGAAGCCATCCAGCAGGCCCCGGGTTTCCCTTGGCTTCCCCATGG
It contains:
- the PIGO gene encoding GPI ethanolamine phosphate transferase 3 isoform X1; the protein is MCKSLCSTPKDPDSVDLGRGLEISILNGCSGLMPIICGPHLQKHRCNWWRGTLHWVGYGAVYLMEGFQEEVILAWLCIEGPENPLVLYPTVMNSLPATSRMQKISVLLFLAWVGFLFYAGIALFTSGFLLTRLELTNRSSCQEPPGPGSLPWGSQGKPGACWMASRFSRVVLVLIDALRFDFAQPQRSHGPGEPPVSLPFLGKLDYLQRILEIQPHHARLYQSKADPPTTTMQRLKALTTGSLPTFIDAGSNFASYAIVEDNLIKQLASAGRRVVFMGDDTWKDLFPGVFSQAFFFPSFNVRDLHTVDNGILEHLYPTMDSSEWDMLIAHFLGVDHCGHKHGPHHPEMAKKLSQMDQVIQGLVERLENDTLLVVIGDHGMTMTGDHGGDSELEISAALFLYSPTALFPSALPQEPEIVPQINLVPTLALLLGLPIPFGNIGEVMVELFSVVEDPQPHSSALAQASALHLNAQQVSRFLHTYSAAAQDLQIKELHRLQNLFSKASADYQRLLQSPQGAEAALQTVITELQQFLRGVRAMCIESWARFSLVRMTGGAALMAAACFLCLLVSQWVTSPGFYFCPLLLTPMAYGLAGAIVCAGLLTATGLKPDPVVLGAMAAVGSLLPFLWKAWAGWGSKRPPAVLLPIPGPVLLFLLIRFAAFFSDSFVVAEARATPFLLGSFILLLVAQLHWEGKLLPPKLLTIPRFYLSASTGPPRHNGTHALGLGVGLLLCIRLAGLFHRCPEETPACHSSPWLSPLASMVGGRAKNLWYGACVGALVALLVAVRLWLRRYSNLKSPEPSVLFVRWGLPLMVLGTAAYWALASGADEAPPRLRALVAGASVVLPRAVAGLAASGLVLLLWRPVTVLVKATTGAPRTRTVLTPFSGPPTSRADLDYVVPQIYRHMQEEFRGRLERTKSQGPLTVAAYQLGSVYSAAMVTALTLLAFPLLLLHAERISLVFLLLFLQSFLLLHLLAAGISITTPGPFTVPWQAVSAWALMATQTFYSTGHQPVFPAIHWHAAFVGFPEGHGSSTWLPALLVGANTFASHLLFAVGCPLLLLWPFLCESQGPRKRWQPLGSEAESRVRPEEEEEPLMEMRLRDAPHHFNAALLQLGLKYLFVLGIQILACALAASILRRHLMVWKVFAPKFIFEAVGFIVSSVGLFLGIALVMRVDGAVSSWFRQLVLAQQR
- the PIGO gene encoding GPI ethanolamine phosphate transferase 3 isoform X2; translation: MAMGPLWATLSARVCLWYHQCAGVASALPGAFQVMNSLPATSRMQKISVLLFLAWVGFLFYAGIALFTSGFLLTRLELTNRSSCQEPPGPGSLPWGSQGKPGACWMASRFSRVVLVLIDALRFDFAQPQRSHGPGEPPVSLPFLGKLDYLQRILEIQPHHARLYQSKADPPTTTMQRLKALTTGSLPTFIDAGSNFASYAIVEDNLIKQLASAGRRVVFMGDDTWKDLFPGVFSQAFFFPSFNVRDLHTVDNGILEHLYPTMDSSEWDMLIAHFLGVDHCGHKHGPHHPEMAKKLSQMDQVIQGLVERLENDTLLVVIGDHGMTMTGDHGGDSELEISAALFLYSPTALFPSALPQEPEIVPQINLVPTLALLLGLPIPFGNIGEVMVELFSVVEDPQPHSSALAQASALHLNAQQVSRFLHTYSAAAQDLQIKELHRLQNLFSKASADYQRLLQSPQGAEAALQTVITELQQFLRGVRAMCIESWARFSLVRMTGGAALMAAACFLCLLVSQWVTSPGFYFCPLLLTPMAYGLAGAIVCAGLLTATGLKPDPVVLGAMAAVGSLLPFLWKAWAGWGSKRPPAVLLPIPGPVLLFLLIRFAAFFSDSFVVAEARATPFLLGSFILLLVAQLHWEGKLLPPKLLTIPRFYLSASTGPPRHNGTHALGLGVGLLLCIRLAGLFHRCPEETPACHSSPWLSPLASMVGGRAKNLWYGACVGALVALLVAVRLWLRRYSNLKSPEPSVLFVRWGLPLMVLGTAAYWALASGADEAPPRLRALVAGASVVLPRAVAGLAASGLVLLLWRPVTVLVKATTGAPRTRTVLTPFSGPPTSRADLDYVVPQIYRHMQEEFRGRLERTKSQGPLTVAAYQLGSVYSAAMVTALTLLAFPLLLLHAERISLVFLLLFLQSFLLLHLLAAGISITTPGPFTVPWQAVSAWALMATQTFYSTGHQPVFPAIHWHAAFVGFPEGHGSSTWLPALLVGANTFASHLLFAVGCPLLLLWPFLCESQGPRKRWQPLGSEAESRVRPEEEEEPLMEMRLRDAPHHFNAALLQLGLKYLFVLGIQILACALAASILRRHLMVWKVFAPKFIFEAVGFIVSSVGLFLGIALVMRVDGAVSSWFRQLVLAQQR
- the PIGO gene encoding GPI ethanolamine phosphate transferase 3 isoform X3, with the protein product MNSLPATSRMQKISVLLFLAWVGFLFYAGIALFTSGFLLTRLELTNRSSCQEPPGPGSLPWGSQGKPGACWMASRFSRVVLVLIDALRFDFAQPQRSHGPGEPPVSLPFLGKLDYLQRILEIQPHHARLYQSKADPPTTTMQRLKALTTGSLPTFIDAGSNFASYAIVEDNLIKQLASAGRRVVFMGDDTWKDLFPGVFSQAFFFPSFNVRDLHTVDNGILEHLYPTMDSSEWDMLIAHFLGVDHCGHKHGPHHPEMAKKLSQMDQVIQGLVERLENDTLLVVIGDHGMTMTGDHGGDSELEISAALFLYSPTALFPSALPQEPEIVPQINLVPTLALLLGLPIPFGNIGEVMVELFSVVEDPQPHSSALAQASALHLNAQQVSRFLHTYSAAAQDLQIKELHRLQNLFSKASADYQRLLQSPQGAEAALQTVITELQQFLRGVRAMCIESWARFSLVRMTGGAALMAAACFLCLLVSQWVTSPGFYFCPLLLTPMAYGLAGAIVCAGLLTATGLKPDPVVLGAMAAVGSLLPFLWKAWAGWGSKRPPAVLLPIPGPVLLFLLIRFAAFFSDSFVVAEARATPFLLGSFILLLVAQLHWEGKLLPPKLLTIPRFYLSASTGPPRHNGTHALGLGVGLLLCIRLAGLFHRCPEETPACHSSPWLSPLASMVGGRAKNLWYGACVGALVALLVAVRLWLRRYSNLKSPEPSVLFVRWGLPLMVLGTAAYWALASGADEAPPRLRALVAGASVVLPRAVAGLAASGLVLLLWRPVTVLVKATTGAPRTRTVLTPFSGPPTSRADLDYVVPQIYRHMQEEFRGRLERTKSQGPLTVAAYQLGSVYSAAMVTALTLLAFPLLLLHAERISLVFLLLFLQSFLLLHLLAAGISITTPGPFTVPWQAVSAWALMATQTFYSTGHQPVFPAIHWHAAFVGFPEGHGSSTWLPALLVGANTFASHLLFAVGCPLLLLWPFLCESQGPRKRWQPLGSEAESRVRPEEEEEPLMEMRLRDAPHHFNAALLQLGLKYLFVLGIQILACALAASILRRHLMVWKVFAPKFIFEAVGFIVSSVGLFLGIALVMRVDGAVSSWFRQLVLAQQR
- the PIGO gene encoding GPI ethanolamine phosphate transferase 3 isoform X4, whose protein sequence is MCKSLCSTPKDPDSVDLGRGLEISILNGCSGLMPIICGPHLQKHRCNWWRGTLHWVGYGAVYLMEGFQEEVILAWLCIEGPENPLVLYPTVMNSLPATSRMQKISVLLFLAWVGFLFYAGIALFTSGFLLTRLELTNRSSCQEPPGPGSLPWGSQGKPGACWMASRFSRVVLVLIDALRFDFAQPQRSHGPGEPPVSLPFLGKLDYLQRILEIQPHHARLYQSKADPPTTTMQRLKALTTGSLPTFIDAGSNFASYAIVEDNLIKQLASAGRRVVFMGDDTWKDLFPGVFSQAFFFPSFNVRDLHTVDNGILEHLYPTMDSSEWDMLIAHFLGVDHCGHKHGPHHPEMAKKLSQMDQVIQGLVERLENDTLLVVIGDHGMTMTGDHGGDSELEISAALFLYSPTALFPSALPQEPEIVPQINLVPTLALLLGLPIPFGNIGEVMVELFSVVEDPQPHSSALAQASALHLNAQQVSRFLHTYSAAAQDLQIKELHRLQNLFSKASADYQRLLQSPQGAEAALQTVITELQQFLRGVRAMCIESWARFSLVRMTGGAALMAAACFLCLLVSQWVTSPGFYFCPLLLTPMAYGLAGAIVCAGLLTATGLKPDPVVLGAMAAVGSLLPFLWKAWAGWGSKRPPAVLLPIPGPVLLFLLIRFAAFFSDSFVVAEARATPFLLGSFILLLVAQLHWEGKLLPPKLLTIPRFYLSASTGPPRHNGTHALGLGVGLLLCIRLAGLFHRCPEETPACHSSPWLSPLASMVGGRAKNLWYGACVGALVALLVAVRLWLRRYSNLKSPEPSVLFVRWGLPLMVLGTAAYWALASGADEAPPRLRALVAGASVVLPRAVAGLAASGLVLLLWRPVTVLVKATTGAPRTRTVLTPFSGPPTSRADLDYVVPQIYRHMQEEFRGRLERTKSQGPLTVAAYQLGSVYSAAMVTALTLLAFPLLLLHAERISLVFLLLFLQSFLLLHLLAAGISITTPGKYISQPWFIQGQ